A genomic stretch from Aedes albopictus strain Foshan chromosome 2, AalbF5, whole genome shotgun sequence includes:
- the LOC109416948 gene encoding microfibril-associated glycoprotein 4, translating into MAPCGRLWTLLFAVIYCLEGIACALGPTLGSGETEPGLDYQKLVAKLEILDTKITRVEVASREQFSSLESKLDKILKLVDNISQSVHTVQKDIGAVREDIKLFQNHSHGQLQALTGSASIIESLLVEGHRQKQAQPVRSEPTTVRAIPAEQKLFDSCDVAPRNASRIEKLLPDLGFGEPFPVFCDQEYESGGWIVIQNRFNGSVDFYRGWKEYKNGFGNLYGEFWLGLDKIHALTYSAPYELHVLLEDFNNFTVVAKYSHFAVGNEQESFAVTKLGEYSGTAGDGLSYHKGSKFSTMDMNNDVQGNNGAVDWTGAWWYKKGHYSNLNGQYLLGKVDHTKFHGKGMTWNPFRGDDYSLKRSRMMIKRVLNQ; encoded by the exons ATGGCCCCTTGCGGTCGCTTATGGACACTTCTGTTCGCCGTGATTTACTGCCTCGAGGGAATTGCGTGCGCGCTGGGTCCAACGTTGGGCAGCGGCGAAACGGAACCCGGTTTGGACTATCAGAAGCTGGTCGCAAAACTGGAGATATTGGACACCAA AATCACCCGCGTGGAAGTTGCATCGCGAGAGCAGTTCTCCTCGTTGGAGTCGAAGCTTGATAAAATCTTGAAGTTGGTCGATAACATAAGCCAGTCGGTGCACACCGTGCAGAAAGACATCGGTGCTGTTAGAGAGGACATTAAACTATTCCAAAATCATTCGCACGGTCAATTGCAAGCGCTAACTGGTAGCGCATCGATTATTGAGTCACTTTTAGTGGAAGGTCACCGGCAGAAGCAAGCACAGCCGGTAAGAAGTGAACCGACCACAGTGCGCGCGATACCAGCCGAGCAAAAACTTTTCGATAGTTGTGATGTTGCGCCGAGGAATGCTTCTCGCATTGAAAAACTTCTTCCTGATCTTGGTTTTGGCGAACCATTTCCGGTGTTCTGCGATCAGGAGTACGAATCCGGCGGGTGGATAGTCATACAGAATCGATTTAACGGTTCGGTGGATTTCTATCGTGGTTGGAAAGAATACAAAAACGGCTTTGGGAATTTATATGGTGAATTCTGGCTCGGTCTTGACAAAATACACGCTTTGACCTATTCGGCGCCATATGAATTGCACGTGCTACTCGAAGACTTCAACAATTTTACGGTGGTGGCAAAGTATTCACACTTCGCTGTGGGAAACGAGCAGGAATCGTTCGCCGTTACGAAGCTGGGCGAGTACAGCGGAACGGCTGGTGATGGTTTGAGCTACCACAAGGGATCGAAGTTCTCCACCATGGATATGAACAACGATGTGCAGGGAAACAATGGCGCTGTTGATTGGACTGGAGCGTGGTGGTACAAAAAAGGACATTACAG CAACTTGAATGGTCAGTACCTGTTAGGAAAAGTAGATCACACGAAATTCCATGGAAAAGGCATGACATGGAATCCCTTCAGAGGCGACGATTACTCGTTGAAACGATCTAGGATGATGATCAAGCGTGTGTTGAATCAGTGA